TTTAGggctgctgcaccactgacctcCCTGAAGACCCAGtcccaaaaggatttttttaactAAAGAACCAGAATTGGGTATTTTATGCCAGTCCCTTAGCTTAGGCTACTCTTTGAgccacttccccccatcccctttccacctacatttcccccccccctcccgcggTTCCCTCTCgccctcccccccattcccaggctcttctctcccccctcatccccccattcccgggctcttccctgccccctcccgcactccccCAAGCCGCACCAGGCTCCCCCTCGTCCCCCCGTTCCcagcttcttccctgccccccgtgctgctccccccgcccaccttTCGGTCCCGGGGAGCTGGGAGATGGAGCCGCGCAGGCCACTGCGGTTCTTCgcagcccccttcccaccccgaAGCCGTTACCCTGGGCGACgcggtggggcggggggcgggcgcGGAGCGCGGCAATGAGCGCATGAGCAATGGGGTGCGAGGTGCGACACAAACACCCtgcggggaggggatggagggatgaggaagggggaaggcagtgggagggggcagtggcaggaggggtaggggagggagggatgaggggGGAGGTCTGGAGTGGCTGGCAGGGCTGAGGGAGGGCGCAGTGGCGGGAGGGGTAGGGGATGGAGGGATGaggaagcaggaggagggggaaggcagtggggggaggtctgGAGTGGCTGGCAGGGCTGAGGGAGGGCGCAGTGGCAGGAGGGGTAGGGGATGGAGGGATGaggaagcaggaggaggggggaggtctggagtggctggcagggctgagggagggggcagtggcaggaggggtaggggatggagggatgaagcaggaaaagggggaaggcggtgggagagggctggagtggctggcagagctgagggagggggacagTGGCAGGAGGGGTAGGGGATGGAGGGATGAGGaagcaggagaagggggaaggcggtgggagagggctggagtggctggcagggctgagggaagggcagtggcaggaggggtaggggatggagggatgaagcaggagaagggggaaggcagtggggggaggtctggagtggctggcagggctgagggaagggcagtggcaggagggataggggatggagggatgaggaagcaggaggaggggaaggcggtgggagagggctggagtggctggcagggctgagggagggggcagtggcaggaggggtaggggatggagggatgaagcaggaaaagggggaaggcggtgggagagggctggagtggctggcagagctgagggagggggcagtggcaggaggggtaggggatggagggatgaggaagcaggaggaggggggaggcagtggggggaggtctggagtggctggcagggctgagggaagggcagtggcaggaggggtaggggatggagggatgaggaagcaggaggagggggaaggcggtgggagagggctggagtggctggcagggctgagggagggggcagtggtaGGAGGGGTAGGGGATGGAGGGATGAAGCAGGAAAAGGGGGAAGGCGGTGGGAGAGGGCTGGAGtggctggcagagctgagggagggggcagtggcaggaggggtaggggatggagggatgaggaagcaggagaagggggaaggcagtggggggaggtctggagtggctggcagggctgagggagggggcagtggcaggaggggtaggggatggagggatgaagcaggagaagggggaaggcaTTGGGGGGAAGTCTGGAGTGGCTggcagggctgagggagggggcagtggcaggagggGTAAGGGATGGATGAGGaagcaggagaagggggaaggcagtggggggaggtctggagtggctggcagggctgagggagggggcagtggcaggagggGTAGGGGATGGAGGGATaaggaagcaggaaaaggggGAAGTCTGGAGTGGCTGGCAGGActgagggaggaggcagtggcaggaggggtaggggatggagggatgaagcaggagaagggggaaggcagtggggggaggtctgGAGTAGTTGgcagagctgagggagggggcagtggcaggaaggGTAGGGGATGGAGGGTTGAGGAAGCAAGAGAACAGAGGAGAAGGTGGAGGGGGATGCTGGTTTGAAAGCTTGGTCTGCTTCAGCTTTCCCAACCAGCACAGAAAGGGCCAAAAGGCCTAGCTGAGAGATGCTTGCTTGGCCTGTCAAAGCTAGGTTTGCACCTCCAGCCCACCATGCTCCAGGTCATAGTCCTGGGCCATCCCGCTGGCCATTATTCCTTGTTTGTGCTGCAGGATGGGCAGCTGCACAGATGCCCCCATAGCGTGATGTCACCTCAGCCCAGCACAGGGCTGACTCAGGCTGTGACTATGTGGGTAAAGATTTCAGCAAATCATGATGCCATGTAAATGCTgcactgaaacacatgcagcaaAATCCCACATTGCAAGATAAGGATACTTAGAAAACTCCTTGGAATGACTGTCCAGGGATGAAGTCTCCCCTTCCCAATAAGCAAGACTTGGCAGACTGTTGCCAAGGACTCTTCGTGGGATCAACTTTTTTTCTGAACAGCTTTTCCCAGTCCCATTCCTTCATTGTGGGCACTTGGGCCTTCCACCTCTGAAGAGCTGGGTTCAAAACTTGATGTAGGGCAGAAGTGAAAAAGTACTTGGTGGCCTCATTCTTGTCCCTAGTAAACATTTCCAGCTGTAATTGGCCTACAGGAAGGGTGATAGCCTTTACCTCTCTGTCATTCACACAGACAGCAGAAAATTTCGGATAGTGCCTCTTTGGCCAGAAATTAGATGAAAAATATTGGGTGCAAAAGGGTTTATGGCAGTTCAATTTTAGACATCTAGGAGAGGCAGCCGGAACTGGGCAATTGTGAACAGGCAATTAGGACCAAATAGTTGGAAACTCTCATTTGGATGAGAAAACATGGAGAATGTTCAGATCAGTATCCATTCACATTGGTCAATGAGGTGGTGCAGTTGGGAATGGGAAGTCAAGAACAGCAGTAGAGATGTTGGAACAAGGCATTTAGGAATAGCATCTGTAACTGGGCAGTTTGAGAGGAGAAGAAAATAAGATAGTGTAGACAACCCCTTAaggcagcggttcccaaacttgttccgccgctcgtgcggggaaagcccctggtgggccgggccaggggctttccccgcacaagcggcggaacaagtttgggaaccactgccttaagaagggtatatctacactacgaaattaggtcaaatttatagaagtcggttttttagaaatcggttttatatatttgagtgtgtgcgtcctcacagaaaatgctctaagtgcattaagtgaattaactcggccgagtgcttccacagtaccgaggctagagtcgacttccggagcattgcactgtggctagctatcccacagttcccgcactctctgctgcccattggaattctgggttgagatcccaatgcctgatggggctaaaacattgccgcgggtggttctgggtacatatcgtcaggcccccgttccctccctcccctctgtgaaagcaagggcagacaatcgttttgcgccttttttcctgagttacctgtgcagacgccataccacggcaagcatggagcccgctcaggtaaccatcaccgtatgtctcctgggtgctggcagacgcggtactgcattgctacacagtagcagcaaccccttgccttgtggcagcagacggtacaatacgactggtagccgtcatcgtcatgtctgaggtgctcctggccacgtcggccaggagcgcctgggcagacatggccgcagggactaaatttggagtgactcgatcaggtcattctctttagtcctgcagtcagtcctattgaaccatcttatggtgagcaggcaggcgatacggattgctagcagtcctattgcatcatcttctgccgggcagccatgagatgcggatggcatgcagtccttctgcaccgtctgctgccaaccaaagatgtaaaagatagatggagtgtatcaaaacaagaaatagaccagatttgttttgtactcatttgcttccccccccccccccccccgtgtaggggactcattcctctaggtcacgctgcagtcactcacagggaaggtgcagcgaggtaaacctagccacgtatcaatcagaggccagactaacctccttgttccaataagaacaataacttaggtgcaccatttcttattggaaccctccatgaagtcctgcctgaaatactccttgatgtaaagccaccccctttgttgattttagctccctgaagccaaccctgtaagccgtgtcatcagtcgcccctccctccatcagagcaacggcagacaatcgttccgcgccttttttctgagcggacgccataccaaggcaagcatggaggccgctcagctcactttggcaattaggagcacattaaacaccacatgcattatccagcagtatatgcagcgccagaacctggcagagcaataccgggcgagtaggcgacgtcagcgcggtcgcgtgagtgatcaggacatggacacagatttctctgaaagcatgggccctgccaatgcatgcatcatggtgctaatggggcaggttcatgctgtggaacgccgattctgggctcgggaagcaagcacagactggtgggaccacatagtgttgcaggtctgggatgattcccagtggctgcgaaactttcacatgcataagggcactttcatggaactttgtgacttgctttcccctgccctgaagcgcatgaataccaagatgagagcagccctcacagctgagaagcaagtggcgatagccctgtggaagcttgcaatgccagacagctaccggtcagttgggaatcaatttggagtgggcaaatctactgtaggggctgctgtgatgcaagtagcccacgcaatcaaagatctgctgatatcaagggtagtgaccgtgggaaatgtgcaggtcatagtggatggctttgctgcaatgggattccctaactgtggtggggccatagacggaacccatatccctatcttggcaccggagcaccaagccggcaagtacataaaccgcaaggggtacttttcaatagtgctgcaagctctggtggatcacaagggacgtttcaccaacatcaacgtgggatggccgggaaaggtacatgacgctcgcatcttcaggaactgtggtctgtttcaaaagctgcaggaagggactttattcccagaccagaaaataactgttggggatgttgaaatgcctatagttatccttggggacccagcctaccccttaatgccatggctcatgaagccgtacacaggcagcctggacagtagtcaggagctgttcaactacaggctgagcaagtgcagaatggtggtagaatgtgcatttggatatttaaaggcgcgctggcgcagtttactgactcgcttagacctcagcgaaaccaatattcccactgttattactgcttgctgtgtgctccacaatatctgtgagagtaagggggagacgtttatggtggggtgggagattgaggcaaatcgcctggctgctggttatgcgcagccagacaccagggcggttagaagagcacaggagggcgcggtacgcatcagagaagctttgaaaaccagtttcatgactggccagggtactgtgtgaaagttctctttgtttctccttgatgaaaccccccgccccttggttcactctacttccctgtaagctaaccaccctcccgtcctcccttcaatcaccgcttgcagaggcaataaagtcattgttgcttcacattcatgcattctttattcattcatcacacaaatagggggatgactaccaaggtagcccaggtggggtggtggaggagggaaggaaaatgccacacagcactttaaaagtttacaactttacaatttattgaatgccagccttctgttttttgggcaatcctctgtggtggagtggctggttggccggtggcccccccaccacgttcttgggcgtctgggtgtggaggctatggaatctggggaggagggcagttggttacacaggggctgtagtggcagtctgtgctccagctgcctttgctgcagctcaaccatacactggagcatactggtttgatcctccagcagcctcagcattgaatcctgcctcctctcatcacgctgccgccacatttgagcttcagccctgtcttcagcccgccacttactctcttcagcctgccacctctcctcccggtcattttgtgctttcctgcactctgacattatttgcctccacgcattcgtctgtgctctgtcagtgtgggaggacagcatgagctcagagaacatttcatcacgagtgcgtttttttttctttctaatcttcactagcctctgggaaggagaagatcctgtgatcattgaaacacatgcagctgctggagaaaaaaaaagggacagcaatatttaaaaagacacattttataaaacagtggctacagtctttcagggtaaaccttgctgttaacattacatacatagcacatgtgctttcgttacaaggtcgcattttgcctccccccaccgtgtggctaccccctcaacccttccccctccccgtggctaacagcggggaacatttctgttcagccgcaggcaaacagcccagcaggaacgggctcctctgagtgtcccctgaagaaaagcaccctatttcaaccaggtgaccatgaatgatatctcactctcctgaggataacacagagagataaagaacggatgttatttgaacgccagcaaacatacactgcaatgctttgttgtacaatgattcccgagtacgtgttactggcttggagtggtaaagtgtcctaccatgaaggacgcaataaggctgccctccccagaaaccttttgcaaaggctttgggagtatatccaggagagccgcgaatgccagggcaaattaatcctttcacatgcttgcttttaaaccatgtattgtattttaaaaggtacactcaccggaggtcccttctccgcctgtcgggtccaggaggcagccttgggtgggttcggggggtactggctccagatccagggtgagaaacagttcctggctgtcgggaaaaccggtttctccgcttgcttgctgtgagctatctacaacctcctcctcatcatcatcatcatcttcgtccccaaaacctgcttccgtgttgcctccatctccattgaaggagtcaaacaacacggctggggtagtggtggctgaaccccctaaaatggcatgcagctcatcatagaagcggcatgtttggggctctgacccggagcggccgttcgcccctctggttttctggtaggcttgcctcagctccttaagtttcatgcggcactgcttcggatccctgttatggcctgtgtccttcatgccctgggagattttaacaaaggttttggcatttcgaaaactggaacggagttctgatagcacggattcctcttcccatacagcgatcagatcccgtacctcccgttcagtccatgctggagctcttttgtgattctgggactccatcatggtcacctctgctgataagctctgcatggtcacctgcagcttgccacgctggccaaacaggaaatgagattcaaaagttcgcacttcttttcctgtctacctggccagtgcatctgagttgagagtgctgtccagagcggtcacaatggagcactctgggatagctcccggaggccaataccatcgaattgtgtccacagtaccccaaattcgacccagcaaggctgatttaagcgctaatccacttgtcaggggtggagtacggaaatcgattttaagagccctttaagtcgaaataaagggcttcattgtgtggacgggtgcaggtttacatcgatttaacgctgctaaattcgacctaagtcctagtgtagaccagggcaaagagtGACAGGGAATAATAAGAGAGAAAAGATTAATAGAAAATCAGAGTAATGTATGGGGAAAACAGCGCCAGACAAGAAGACATGAGGAAAATAGAGAGTAGAAGAAACAAAGGACAAAAATGAGAAGATGAAGAGACTAAGAAATTAATCTGAAAAGGTAAATGATTTTTTGCATTTTGTTGTACCACAGTGAGGTGTAGGAAAGTTTTGAATTGCTGCCTGACCTGTCTTGTTAAAATATGAAAGTGAAAACTCTACTTGGTTCCAAACTgagtatatttttatttctaagaTAATTAATTTGTTCTAGTGAGGCATTCAGAGCTGCTGCATCATGTGGATGTTTGATAAATACTGTATGGCTTGGAGTTTCTGAGTCAGAGGCACTATTACCAGAGGATGTGACTTGGAGACACCCAtccttggttacaaaatcatcataCGATTTGCTGTGATGTCAGCCTCAGTTCAAGGGATGCCCTGGACTGTTATGTCAGGATGGCAAGATCAAGGTGAAGTTGTTCAGGCCTGGGTGTGGAAAATCTGTACAGCAGCTGTCCTTAGTAAGGGACTGCATCCTGCCAAACTCTTGCTCACATAAGttagtccttactcaagcaagcagtccttttgaaatcagtggaactgctTGCATAAATACTTACAAAATCAGGCTCTGTATGATCTTTTCTCCCGAATTAATATGCTCAGTTTTTAGTCCTTTCCCCATTGATCTTATTTGTTACCTCTTacaatttttgtttctctctgaaCTCTTAGGCCAATCACTTAGAAGCAACACAGAGGGTTAATGCTTAGCTAGTAAAATTGTGCAGGGTGCATTAAGCAAAACAGTGTGGTAGATTTACAATGGTATAAGCTAAGCTTAACTCTAATAAGAAAAGACAATTTTAAACTCCTTGGTTTATTTggatgctgatttaaaaaaaaatctgctacaTTTCTTTTTAGATTACAGTAGCCCTCTAGAAAAAACTATTCACTAGTCTACATTTGGGGTAACATGTTTTTACTACAGCACGTTTCACACAATGTTCATCTTCTGATAGGGCTGCATAATCTGGTAAAATCTTAGGCAATTCTACTATTTAACAGTGCTCGATGCTTCTCTGAACAATATAGAACCTGAGCAAATCTTCAGAATGAAATAATccagtgaaattttaaaaaacatgccAACACACACAGTACAAATATATCATTGCCAAATCTACAATTTATTAATGTAAATATCAATATTAAACCCATATAAAATGAGAGACACTGATCAGCTTCTGGTTATAAAAATCTTCGACCAAATTCTAATCTTTTATACCCACATAAACCCGTTGACATCACTagggttgcacagatgtaaatgagagcagaatctcaCCTCTTGGTTTTGCATATTGAGAGCCATAACTGTAACTCAAAATCCGAAATAATCACAATGTACTTTGTCTGTAGCAGGGATGTGACATCTCAGAGCTGTATCTAATTTGTACATTAATCCAGTATATCTTCTTACAATTCTAATTGCAAAAATTAAATCTATTCTACATATTGAAAATGGGCACCCTCATGAAGCAGTGACCGCTTCTGTATGTCCTGGCATGTTTTTCTCTCACCCACTATGGCGTCATCCTGTAGCCATTCCCTAGTGCTGACACCCGATGCCTCCTGCAGTGTCTGGAATCAAGGAGAATGAAGAACATAATGGAGTAATACAACCAGATCATCACCTCCAGACCTGTAGAAGATTTctttgtggcttgaaagcttctctctctcaccaacagacattggtccaataaaagatattaactcaccctcTTTGTCATACCATAGACAATCATTGCAGTATTTTGAATGGTCTGTTCCattcaaaactttttaaaatggctttttccACAAAGACACTATTTTCATATAAAAACATATTATATTAGCCCCTATGAATCATTCCTTCAAGGGGGCCAAGATAGGACAAGTGATTGAATAATTAGTCTGTTGATAGCATTATCCTTTAGAAAAGTGCCCTGGCTCATGTCCTAATGCATCACTATAAAAGGTGCTGGTTCAGCAGTTGACCTTTACAGTGACACAGACCACTTGTTAGCAATACAATCTCACACTTACTGCTCAAATCTTCAACAGTTGTGAACAAGTCAGGATTTGCACAGATTTGTGGATTTATGCCCACAAACCCTAAATGGTGTGTACACAACAGATTGTGTATATGCAGTTCCTGTACGTGCCACAGTACATGCATGCATCTAAGAATTTGAGCCTTGATATGTATCTATTCACAGAACTGGTACCGCttcctattattaaggttgctcaacacttcccattatacaGCCCTGGCATCTGTTGCTTTTAACTTTGTCAAACTTCAGCTGTTTTTAGattgaaattttctatgccaggtgtctgccttgggctgaaattttcaagaaaatttcagccaaaaggtTCAACTGTTTCTGAGAGCAAGACTAGGGAATAATACTTTGTTTTGCCCACTTTCAAAAATGctggtgactttttttttggaAAGCTCCTGTACCTCTatgctttagagcagggacttgaaatttagcTGAGAGGTGTCTTTTGTGTCAGGAATATTCTATTTGTTGGTCCTGTGAAGATCTTTCCAGATTTTTCCAAGTTATAAGCCTTGGAAAATTGCAATTTGCATGTGCTCAGTTGAGGCATCTTAGATTTTAGTAGTTAAATTCCCCAAAgaatctgtctgcactgagcatgttgCAGCAACTGAAACTATGGGCTGCGGTGGGCTGTGCAGGGTGTATGTCTGGCCccagaactgaaagcagggagactgtctctcctgtgctctcaatgaccgTCTCACCCCCTACgttaattttggcatttcaaagCTTTTGACtgcttgactctgcaaccttaataatgttcttttcacaGATTTTTGTTAATACTGTCTTTATATTATAGCTAATTAAATATTATTGACCAAATTGTTGGTAGTCATAACAGtaatatcttattttaaaaaggcacttGTCATCCAGAAGAATTGACCATAGGATACTACagattgtgtgtatatataaggaTGAAAAGATACTATTTGTTCAGGATTCTTATTCTTGTGCTCCTTAGTGTGAGACAGACAGAACTCATTAAGTTATAAACTTTAAGGTCCCTGAGGACTTCAGCTGTGGGTCAGGGCATAAGCCAAGCCTCCTGTTAAGGTGACTGTGCCATTCAAGACTAAAACCACCACTCTTGAAACATTCCAGTCTGCATTTTCTTGACAGGTCAGTAAAGGAGCTCTCCGCAGGGTATGTGCTTTGCATCTTTTCTCTATCTTGTCTGTTCTTGACAGCATCATGAATGGACAAGATAAAGGGGCCCTCCCACCATCTGGTCAGATCtggttcttttttattattattattatttattatttattttatgtggCTCTTTCATTGCCACTGGTCTGGGAGTGCCAATCTTTGGAGAGCTCTGGAACTTAGGTCTTGTGGCCTGATTTTTACTTTCACactcacatcaggcctgacacactcattgccCCAACACATCATAATATATACCTGGTGATACGCTGGTCCCGAAAATCTTTGTGTGCTGTATGTACGGGTTGTACAAAGAGTTATAAATGTGTGCTGCaagtatgttcttaaaatgtgtttgggaggcaaAGCATAAAATCCACCCAgctctagacaaaggaatgtgtatttacaTGTCTGACCATGTTGGTTACAGGCAGAGTAAAGCAGAAATACATTTACATGTAAGgttagcttgatagctttgtttacaaGTGTGGGAGAAGACGGTTTAATAATCAGGCTGGGGGACAGAAACTGCACCCCAGGAAGCCCTTTGTGGGGCTTCAGGCGGAGACCATGGACTTTGAGTAATTTAAGGGGAGCAAAATGGCTAGTTTACTGATCCATCACTGAGAGGAGAGAGGGCATAGCACTTTTAAAGCTGGATCCCTCATCTGGAGGGCTAGAGATGATGACTTTCTTTATACCCTTCAACTGATTTGCTAAAACCTGGTTTGAAACAGTCTATCGTTATTTTCCTTTCCCCTAAGGCTTTCCTTTCTTATCTTCTCCCCCATCCTTTGTGAACCAGCAGACAGTGGAGAGGTTTGTTTCTTGTAAAACAGGTTTTCTTTGTCTTGTTACTGCTGCCCTTTATTTTATTAGTTACTTTTTGAACCATACATCCCTCCCACACTACATTCTAGTCTTAAC
The DNA window shown above is from Natator depressus isolate rNatDep1 chromosome 12, rNatDep2.hap1, whole genome shotgun sequence and carries:
- the LOC141996815 gene encoding uncharacterized protein LOC141996815, which produces MQSLSAEVTMMESQNHKRAPAWTEREVRDLIAVWEEESVLSELRSSFRNAKTFVKISQGMKDTGHNRDPKQCRMKLKELRQAYQKTRGANGRSGSEPQTCRFYDELHAILGGSATTTPAVLFDSFNGDGGNTEAGFGDEDDDDDEEEVVDSSQQASGETGFPDSQELFLTLDLEPVPPEPTQGCLLDPTGGEGTSAAACVSMITGSSPSQRLVKIRKKKKRTRDEMFSELMLSSHTDRAQTNAWRQIMSECRKAQNDREERWQAEESKWRAEDRAEAQMWRQRDERRQDSMLRLLEDQTSMLQCMVELQQRQLEHRLPLQPLCNQLPSSPDSIASTPRRPRTWWGGHRPTSHSTTEDCPKNRRLAFNKL